The following coding sequences lie in one Paenibacillus durus ATCC 35681 genomic window:
- a CDS encoding NAD(P)-dependent oxidoreductase, with the protein MKTTHQIAIIGGTGKAGRYLAQKALESGHSVCMLVRNPEKLTSHDDTIQMITGDARDVGSIRSLLDGCNVVINTFGQPVKALPLYSEITSNVLAVMSEYGIRRYIGVTGGSLNVDGDRKSLVNRVASKSFEILFRKMIMDKKKELTLLMRSDIEWTLVRLPFVVEGSETGIIKENLTDVPGRTMTNEDIARFLINQIDDTKYVRKTPCISN; encoded by the coding sequence TTGAAGACAACGCATCAGATTGCAATTATCGGGGGGACAGGCAAAGCAGGACGTTACCTCGCACAAAAAGCGCTGGAAAGCGGCCACAGCGTATGCATGCTTGTCAGGAATCCGGAAAAATTGACCTCTCACGATGACACAATACAGATGATCACCGGAGATGCCCGGGACGTAGGCTCCATTCGCTCTCTTCTGGATGGCTGCAATGTTGTCATTAACACGTTCGGACAACCTGTAAAAGCTCTGCCGCTATACAGCGAAATAACGAGTAATGTCCTTGCGGTAATGAGTGAATATGGAATTCGCAGGTATATTGGCGTTACCGGCGGGTCTCTGAACGTAGATGGCGACCGTAAGTCGTTGGTCAACCGGGTGGCGTCGAAATCTTTTGAAATCCTGTTCCGCAAGATGATCATGGATAAAAAGAAGGAACTAACTCTTCTGATGAGAAGTGATATCGAATGGACGCTTGTACGCTTGCCTTTTGTAGTTGAGGGCTCGGAAACGGGGATCATCAAGGAAAATTTAACGGATGTTCCGGGCAGAACGATGACGAATGAAGATATTGCAAGATTTCTCATTAACCAAATTGACGATACGAAGTATGTAAGAAAAACTCCCTGTATTTCGAACTGA
- a CDS encoding MFS transporter, producing the protein MNDKVVMPLWTFCLFIVVMNTTMFNVSLPSIIGDLHISADLGSWIISSYSIGYALSTVIYSRLSDLVPIRRLVIIGLTTLGLSSVLGIFAHNFHLLLLTRILQSAGAGVMAGLGLVLASRYIPTPRRGAAIAMISAGSAMAFGLGPIVGGLISEYFGWNGLFAITCLVLLVMPVLIFLLPKEQPRKAAFDLTGAILLIVNAATLLAAITGRSAVWLAVSLASFGAHAWHLKRKQQPFISPKLFANPGYGKLVVIGFCALVLNLGNLFLMPLALANVFDQSALTIGLMIAPGAILSAFLTRFVGHWIDKYGNLRFLLLGHVLLVAVLTLFSSSLSSSPLVILFGYVVFSPSFSATLASLNNEASQLLPREMIGSGMGLLQLIQFFGGSVSVAVCGLLLHVQRNAGPASAYRHVYWLLLTVSLVSLGLVQWYRRGKARAASLG; encoded by the coding sequence ATGAATGACAAAGTTGTAATGCCGCTGTGGACCTTTTGCCTCTTTATTGTAGTGATGAACACGACGATGTTCAACGTATCGCTCCCCAGCATTATCGGGGATCTTCATATTTCAGCCGACCTTGGGTCATGGATTATCTCCAGCTATTCCATCGGATACGCGCTGTCGACGGTCATTTACAGCAGGCTCTCCGATCTCGTGCCGATCCGCAGGCTGGTCATTATTGGGCTCACGACGCTGGGCCTGTCTTCGGTGCTGGGTATATTCGCGCATAATTTCCACCTGCTGCTCCTTACCCGGATTCTGCAATCCGCAGGAGCGGGCGTCATGGCGGGCCTTGGCCTTGTGCTGGCGAGCCGGTATATTCCGACCCCGCGCCGCGGCGCGGCGATTGCGATGATCTCGGCGGGCAGCGCCATGGCCTTCGGCCTCGGGCCGATCGTCGGCGGTCTCATTAGCGAGTACTTCGGCTGGAACGGCCTGTTCGCCATTACTTGTCTGGTGCTGCTGGTGATGCCCGTTCTTATCTTTCTGCTTCCCAAAGAGCAGCCGCGTAAGGCGGCCTTCGACTTAACCGGAGCGATCTTGCTTATCGTCAACGCGGCTACGCTGCTTGCCGCCATCACCGGGCGGTCGGCGGTTTGGCTGGCGGTCAGCCTGGCTTCCTTTGGCGCGCACGCCTGGCATTTAAAGAGGAAGCAGCAGCCTTTCATCAGCCCCAAGCTGTTTGCCAATCCGGGTTACGGCAAGCTGGTCGTTATCGGCTTCTGCGCACTCGTGCTGAATTTGGGGAATCTGTTCCTGATGCCGCTGGCGCTGGCAAATGTATTTGATCAATCGGCGCTGACCATCGGCCTTATGATTGCGCCCGGAGCCATTCTGTCCGCGTTCCTGACCCGCTTCGTCGGGCATTGGATCGACAAATACGGCAACCTTCGCTTTTTGCTGCTGGGCCATGTCCTGCTCGTAGCCGTGTTAACCTTGTTCAGCTCTTCGCTGTCATCGTCGCCGCTTGTTATCCTGTTCGGTTATGTCGTCTTCTCGCCTTCGTTTTCCGCGACGCTGGCGTCCCTGAACAATGAAGCAAGCCAACTGCTTCCCCGCGAAATGATCGGGTCGGGCATGGGGCTTCTGCAGCTGATACAATTCTTTGGCGGTTCCGTGTCGGTTGCGGTGTGCGGGCTGCTGCTGCATGTCCAGCGGAATGCCGGACCGGCGAGCGCTTACCGGCATGTGTATTGGCTGCTGCTCACGGTCAGCCTCGTTTCGCTCGGACTTGTACAGTGGTACCGGCGGGGGAAGGCGCGGGCCGCCAGCCTTGGATGA
- a CDS encoding Gfo/Idh/MocA family protein: protein MSKVKWAIIGPGGIAREFSEALQKLGGTLYAVGSRSLDKAQRFAEQYGAAKAYGDYNEMLQDPEIDAVYVSTPHSNHYEYIIESLKQGKHVLAEKAITVNIAQLREIAALAEEKGLIVAEAMTIYHMPLYAKLRQIVDSGKIGPLKMIQVSFGSHKEYDVNNRFFSKDLAGGALLDIGTYALSFARFFLSAQPKEVLTTVKPFETGVDEQSGILLKNDADEMAVISLTMRAKMPKRGVVAGENGFITVDNFPRASKAVIQYLDGTSETIEAGDTDEAIQYEIRHMEQAIAAGVSGTLQLSLDVMEIMSNVRGQWGITYPFE, encoded by the coding sequence ATGAGTAAAGTCAAGTGGGCCATTATCGGACCGGGCGGCATTGCCCGGGAATTCTCCGAGGCTTTACAGAAACTGGGCGGCACACTGTATGCGGTGGGGTCGCGCAGTCTGGATAAAGCACAGCGCTTTGCCGAGCAATACGGAGCGGCCAAAGCTTACGGCGATTATAATGAAATGCTGCAGGACCCCGAAATCGATGCGGTCTACGTATCCACACCCCACAGCAATCACTATGAATATATTATTGAGAGCCTGAAGCAAGGCAAGCATGTGCTCGCGGAAAAAGCGATTACCGTCAACATTGCCCAGCTTCGGGAAATCGCGGCTCTGGCTGAGGAAAAAGGCCTGATCGTAGCGGAAGCGATGACCATCTATCATATGCCTTTGTATGCCAAGCTGCGGCAAATCGTCGACTCCGGCAAGATTGGCCCGCTCAAAATGATCCAGGTCTCCTTCGGCAGCCATAAGGAATACGACGTGAATAACCGGTTCTTCAGCAAGGATCTGGCCGGGGGAGCGCTGCTCGATATCGGCACCTACGCTTTGTCGTTTGCCCGGTTCTTCCTGTCAGCCCAGCCGAAAGAGGTCCTTACGACCGTCAAGCCATTCGAGACCGGGGTTGATGAGCAATCGGGTATTCTCCTGAAGAATGATGCCGACGAGATGGCGGTCATCTCCCTGACGATGCGGGCCAAAATGCCGAAAAGAGGCGTTGTCGCCGGAGAGAATGGATTCATCACCGTGGATAACTTCCCCCGCGCCTCCAAGGCCGTTATCCAGTATCTTGACGGAACTTCGGAAACGATTGAAGCCGGGGACACGGACGAGGCCATCCAGTATGAAATCAGGCATATGGAGCAGGCCATTGCGGCAGGCGTCAGCGGCACGCTTCAGTTGTCCTTGGACGTTATGGAGATCATGAGCAATGTCAGAGGGCAGTGGGGCATTACCTATCCTTTTGAATGA
- a CDS encoding ArsR/SmtB family transcription factor, which produces MAAAEKHDVFQAIADPTRRQVLRLLSEKERPISEITSHFSVSRTAIAKHLHILSEAKLVSGRKVGREKLYRLQPEPLEELHEWLSYYERFWSNKLSILKHIAEKEN; this is translated from the coding sequence ATGGCTGCGGCGGAGAAGCATGATGTATTCCAGGCGATTGCCGATCCGACTCGCAGGCAAGTGCTGCGGCTGCTTTCCGAGAAAGAAAGGCCCATCTCTGAAATAACCTCTCATTTCTCAGTAAGCCGTACAGCCATTGCCAAGCATCTGCACATCCTATCGGAAGCGAAGCTGGTCAGTGGCCGGAAGGTCGGGAGAGAGAAGCTGTACCGGCTGCAGCCCGAGCCGCTTGAGGAGCTTCACGAATGGCTGTCCTACTATGAACGGTTCTGGAGCAACAAGCTGTCTATCCTGAAGCATATCGCCGAAAAGGAGAACTAA
- a CDS encoding SRPBCC family protein produces MEDKRQGALPDIVQTVIIDAPIEKVWNKVATSEGIAEWFMPNDFQPEIGREFHLQSPFGPSPCKVTALDPPHRLAFDWDTEGWTVSFQLQALEGKTEFTLIHGGWKQPDELIGKAGEKSSVIHGRMAGGWVSIVQERLKKAVEA; encoded by the coding sequence ATGGAAGATAAACGCCAAGGCGCCTTGCCGGACATTGTGCAAACGGTCATTATTGATGCGCCGATTGAGAAGGTTTGGAATAAAGTGGCAACATCTGAAGGGATTGCCGAGTGGTTCATGCCCAATGATTTTCAGCCGGAAATCGGCCGTGAATTTCATCTGCAATCTCCTTTCGGACCTTCGCCGTGCAAGGTAACAGCGCTTGATCCGCCGCATAGACTGGCATTCGATTGGGATACCGAGGGGTGGACGGTTTCTTTTCAACTGCAAGCACTGGAAGGAAAGACCGAATTTACGCTTATTCATGGCGGCTGGAAGCAGCCTGACGAGCTCATTGGAAAAGCGGGCGAGAAAAGCTCGGTCATTCATGGCCGGATGGCCGGCGGCTGGGTATCCATCGTGCAGGAGCGGTTGAAAAAGGCGGTTGAAGCCTAA
- a CDS encoding AEC family transporter encodes MIQTVLSTLLGVIVPLSVPIIAGALIERFQRLDTKPLLTLYLYFLSPAIILDTLAHAEISFDDIYLTAAFSLLNLLLLWGTASGISKIMKFSSPDQAGLTLVSTLTNSANYGLPLVLLAFGQAGLDKASVYVIGQMIIVNTIGVYFAARSHFSVKNAIKSVLSLPAIYAATLAILLRAFDLHLPAEVDKGITMAAGAYSPVVLAILGAQMMKVGRMPSKKGEMPVFWTGMVMRMLIGPLLALTVLQLLGITGTLHSVLFILASMPVAVNAVVLAERFGASPPFVSRCILWTTLGSFLVLPLLIASVSG; translated from the coding sequence GTGATACAAACCGTGCTGTCCACCCTGCTTGGAGTCATTGTCCCGCTGTCGGTTCCGATTATTGCCGGTGCGTTGATAGAGCGCTTTCAGCGCTTGGATACGAAACCGCTTCTTACCCTTTACCTGTATTTTTTAAGCCCAGCCATAATTCTGGACACGCTGGCCCATGCGGAAATTTCATTTGACGACATCTATTTGACGGCGGCGTTCTCCTTGCTGAACCTGCTGCTTCTGTGGGGGACGGCGAGCGGCATCAGTAAAATAATGAAATTCTCTTCGCCCGATCAGGCAGGATTGACACTTGTTTCCACTTTGACCAACAGTGCAAACTACGGCCTTCCGCTTGTTCTGCTCGCTTTTGGACAGGCGGGGCTGGATAAAGCATCCGTTTATGTCATTGGGCAGATGATTATCGTCAACACGATTGGCGTTTATTTTGCGGCACGTTCCCATTTTTCCGTAAAAAACGCAATCAAATCAGTGCTCTCCCTTCCCGCGATTTATGCCGCCACTCTGGCGATACTGCTCAGGGCGTTCGATCTTCATCTGCCTGCCGAAGTGGACAAGGGGATAACCATGGCGGCGGGAGCATACTCTCCGGTTGTCCTGGCGATTCTGGGCGCGCAGATGATGAAAGTGGGCAGGATGCCGAGTAAGAAGGGCGAAATGCCGGTGTTCTGGACGGGAATGGTGATGCGGATGCTGATCGGTCCGCTGCTGGCGCTGACAGTGCTACAACTGCTGGGGATTACCGGGACGCTCCACTCCGTACTCTTTATTCTTGCCTCTATGCCGGTGGCGGTTAACGCGGTCGTTCTGGCGGAACGATTTGGCGCCTCTCCGCCATTCGTGTCCCGCTGCATACTATGGACGACGCTGGGCTCCTTCCTGGTGCTGCCTTTGCTCATCGCGTCGGTGAGCGGATAA
- a CDS encoding DUF6509 family protein, with protein MLAISSYTVEQIRDPFGIIAGNRYEFMINLDIPEEDELYSENGVSVRAVVKEAGGEVNVVTYDVMETTTHRILEFDLEDDEEEELAAFCKEHLPEG; from the coding sequence ATGCTTGCGATATCGAGCTACACCGTGGAGCAGATCCGGGACCCGTTCGGCATTATTGCAGGGAATCGTTATGAGTTTATGATTAACCTGGATATTCCGGAAGAGGACGAGCTTTATTCGGAGAACGGGGTCAGCGTCCGGGCTGTCGTTAAAGAGGCCGGCGGAGAGGTAAACGTCGTTACTTATGATGTAATGGAAACGACGACGCATCGGATTCTTGAATTCGACCTTGAGGATGATGAGGAAGAAGAGCTGGCTGCTTTTTGCAAGGAGCATTTGCCGGAGGGGTAA
- a CDS encoding EcsC family protein, whose amino-acid sequence MTETTLGSGGMETQAELRAALEEVRSWEKEQRQLMIWERVTRLPFKLLDKITPKIVHEKIGLLLDELGSYIQNGGNYLVAGRKVGELMSEVSREAGGKAEGPYPLAVMDEVARRLSKSRSNYATAQGATTGFGGVFTLAADIPAVLGLSLKVIQEIGLCYGFNPLEKEERIFAVKVMQLASSETIGKRAILEELNLELGRDGGTFGGEGAAVSKIQGWREVIAAYRDNWSSKKLLQTIPVAGMLFGAYTNREMLKGVSEAARMLYRKRRILARLAEIGETSL is encoded by the coding sequence ATGACGGAAACAACGCTTGGTTCTGGAGGGATGGAAACGCAGGCGGAGCTGCGCGCGGCGCTTGAAGAGGTGAGAAGCTGGGAGAAGGAACAGAGACAGCTCATGATCTGGGAGCGAGTGACCCGGCTGCCCTTCAAGCTGCTGGACAAGATTACCCCCAAGATTGTCCATGAAAAAATAGGCCTGCTCCTGGATGAGCTTGGAAGCTATATCCAGAACGGCGGGAACTACCTCGTGGCGGGACGCAAGGTTGGCGAGCTTATGAGCGAGGTGAGCCGCGAGGCGGGAGGAAAGGCCGAAGGCCCGTATCCGCTGGCGGTGATGGATGAAGTGGCGCGGCGGCTGTCCAAAAGCCGGAGCAATTACGCCACGGCGCAGGGGGCGACCACGGGCTTTGGCGGCGTGTTTACCTTGGCGGCGGATATTCCCGCCGTCCTTGGCCTGTCGCTGAAGGTGATTCAGGAGATCGGCCTGTGCTACGGGTTTAACCCGCTGGAAAAGGAGGAGCGCATCTTCGCCGTAAAGGTGATGCAGCTCGCTTCCTCCGAAACGATTGGCAAACGGGCGATTCTGGAAGAGCTGAACCTGGAGCTTGGCAGGGACGGCGGGACTTTCGGCGGCGAAGGCGCAGCCGTATCGAAAATCCAGGGCTGGCGCGAAGTCATCGCCGCATACCGGGACAACTGGAGCTCGAAGAAGCTGTTGCAGACGATTCCCGTTGCCGGAATGTTATTTGGCGCGTATACAAACCGCGAGATGCTGAAAGGGGTATCGGAAGCGGCCCGGATGCTGTACCGCAAACGGCGAATTCTCGCCAGACTGGCGGAGATCGGCGAAACATCGCTCTAA
- a CDS encoding DJ-1/PfpI family protein: MSKKALLIIPPDRFNEDELFHPKAELENAGITVTVASTKTGEITGDNQGKVNAEVVYSDVSASDYNVVAVIGGSGTIDYLWGDDQLIQYLKQAYEQKILVAGICAGSVAVVKTGLLAGRQATCYPVDVMIDELKANSVDYVVQNVVAHDDIITSNGPDGARDFGKSLVTALA, encoded by the coding sequence ATGAGTAAAAAAGCGCTGCTAATTATTCCGCCGGACCGTTTCAATGAAGATGAACTGTTTCATCCGAAGGCGGAGCTGGAGAACGCCGGTATCACCGTAACGGTGGCCAGCACGAAAACTGGTGAGATCACAGGCGACAACCAGGGAAAAGTAAACGCCGAAGTTGTATACTCCGATGTTTCCGCCTCGGATTACAATGTGGTAGCAGTCATCGGCGGCTCCGGGACGATCGATTACCTGTGGGGCGATGATCAACTGATCCAATATTTAAAGCAGGCTTATGAGCAGAAGATTCTCGTTGCCGGCATCTGCGCAGGCTCTGTCGCGGTTGTGAAGACGGGTCTGCTTGCCGGACGCCAGGCGACCTGTTATCCGGTGGATGTCATGATTGATGAGCTGAAAGCCAACAGCGTGGACTATGTGGTGCAAAATGTGGTGGCGCATGACGATATCATCACCAGCAACGGACCGGACGGGGCGCGGGATTTCGGCAAAAGTCTGGTTACGGCGCTGGCTTAA
- a CDS encoding winged helix-turn-helix transcriptional regulator, translating to MSDPLREEIRQKIVNGDFHCEKELTLSIISGKWKVVILWHLGVEGPHRFSDLQKLFPKISHKILTQQLRELMEDGIVHREVYPDIPPKVEYSMTELGMTLLPIVEMMYEWGKMRIERIKQELKLADETEVSADSCEGTCKKA from the coding sequence ATGTCCGATCCGTTAAGAGAGGAAATCAGACAAAAAATCGTGAACGGCGATTTTCACTGTGAAAAGGAGCTTACCCTATCCATCATCAGCGGAAAATGGAAGGTTGTCATTTTGTGGCATCTTGGCGTGGAGGGTCCGCACCGGTTCAGCGATTTGCAGAAGCTTTTTCCGAAAATTTCGCATAAAATACTAACCCAGCAGCTTCGCGAATTGATGGAAGACGGCATTGTTCACCGGGAGGTGTATCCCGATATTCCTCCGAAGGTGGAGTACTCGATGACCGAGCTTGGGATGACGCTTCTGCCCATTGTCGAGATGATGTACGAGTGGGGAAAAATGCGGATCGAGCGGATTAAACAGGAGCTGAAGCTGGCAGACGAGACGGAAGTAAGCGCGGATAGCTGCGAAGGGACCTGCAAAAAAGCCTAA
- a CDS encoding radical SAM protein: protein MPNRPYLYHELTTSICSMCYRKVEAKIIQEDGRIYMVKRCLLHGPEKVLISTDVPYYKRTREFIKPSEMPLQWNTPIKYGCPYDCGLCPDHEQHSCLTLLEITDHCNLSCPICFAESSPHRTSYRSLEQIEFMLDRIVENEGEPDIVQISGGEPTTHPQFFEILDMAKSRPIKHIMVNTNGVRIAKDREFARRLASYMPGFEIYLQFDSLEASVLKELRGADLRHIREDAIRHLNEFNISTTLVVTLKKGLNDGEIGSIIQYGLKQRAVRGVTIQPIQAAGRLEGYDPATDRLTVSEVRRSIIDQSGVFGEADILPVPCHPDSLAMGHALKLGGEVLPLTGLIDPDILLEGGSNTIVFEQDPEIRGKMFELLSTGHSPVSSALSLKSLLCCLPFAAVPEQISYDNVFRVIVMQFLDAHNFDVRSVKKSCVHIAHPDGRIIPFDTYNLFYRDGKEQLLEGIRGEITTAWDGEVQ from the coding sequence ATGCCGAACCGACCGTATCTCTATCATGAGCTGACCACAAGCATCTGCTCCATGTGCTACCGCAAAGTCGAGGCCAAGATCATCCAGGAAGACGGGCGGATATATATGGTCAAAAGATGCCTGCTCCACGGCCCGGAAAAGGTGCTGATCTCCACAGACGTGCCTTATTACAAAAGAACCCGGGAGTTTATCAAGCCTTCGGAAATGCCGCTGCAGTGGAATACGCCGATTAAATATGGCTGTCCGTATGACTGCGGCCTCTGCCCGGATCATGAGCAGCACAGCTGCCTGACGCTGCTGGAGATTACGGATCACTGCAACCTGAGCTGTCCGATCTGCTTTGCCGAGTCGTCGCCGCACCGCACGTCCTACCGGTCGCTGGAGCAGATTGAATTCATGCTGGACCGGATCGTCGAGAATGAGGGCGAGCCGGACATCGTACAGATCAGCGGCGGCGAGCCGACGACGCATCCGCAGTTTTTCGAGATACTGGACATGGCCAAGAGCCGTCCGATCAAGCATATCATGGTGAACACGAACGGCGTCCGTATCGCCAAGGACCGGGAGTTCGCGCGGCGGCTCGCTTCGTACATGCCGGGCTTCGAGATTTACCTTCAGTTCGACAGCCTGGAGGCGTCGGTGCTGAAGGAGCTGAGGGGTGCGGATTTGCGGCACATCCGGGAGGATGCGATTCGCCATCTGAACGAATTCAATATTTCGACGACGCTTGTCGTCACGCTCAAGAAGGGGCTGAATGACGGAGAGATCGGCTCGATCATCCAGTACGGGCTGAAGCAAAGGGCTGTACGCGGCGTGACGATTCAGCCGATCCAGGCGGCGGGAAGGCTGGAGGGCTATGACCCGGCGACGGACCGGCTGACGGTAAGCGAGGTGCGCCGCAGCATTATCGACCAGTCGGGGGTGTTCGGGGAGGCGGATATTTTGCCGGTGCCCTGTCATCCCGACTCCCTTGCGATGGGCCACGCGCTGAAGCTGGGCGGGGAGGTGCTGCCGCTGACCGGACTGATCGATCCGGATATTTTGCTTGAAGGAGGCAGCAATACGATTGTGTTCGAGCAGGACCCGGAAATCCGGGGCAAAATGTTCGAGCTGCTCTCCACCGGCCACTCGCCGGTGTCTTCCGCTCTGTCGCTCAAAAGCCTGCTCTGCTGTCTGCCGTTTGCCGCCGTGCCGGAGCAGATCAGCTACGACAATGTGTTCCGGGTGATTGTGATGCAGTTTCTCGATGCGCATAATTTCGACGTGCGGTCGGTGAAGAAGTCCTGCGTGCATATCGCCCATCCCGACGGGCGGATCATCCCTTTTGACACCTACAATTTGTTCTACCGGGACGGCAAGGAGCAGCTGCTGGAAGGGATAAGGGGCGAGATTACGACTGCATGGGATGGGGAAGTTCAGTAG
- a CDS encoding prolipoprotein diacylglyceryl transferase: MEFPVYLVIGSWRIHPHVLFESLSYFIGFRVYLWTRRPSEMSRLMSLQILAGTILGAALGAKLLFWLEDPAATWEQLRQLHFLWGGKTIVGGLLGGLIGVELTKKWIGWTRSTGDDFVYPLLLGLFIGRIGCFLTGLDDHTYGTATTWFTGIDFGDGVRRHPTQLYEMVFLLALALLLIPLYRRSRAPLGRAAGSFYLSGRMFQWFMFGYLAFRFAVDFIKPTPHPYLGLNNIQLACLAGLAYYAWLLWFKGRVRRSPALRRDSRV, translated from the coding sequence ATGGAATTCCCCGTATATCTCGTTATCGGTTCCTGGCGGATTCATCCGCATGTGCTGTTCGAGTCGCTCTCGTACTTTATCGGCTTCCGGGTGTATCTGTGGACCCGGCGTCCGAGCGAAATGTCCCGGCTGATGAGTCTGCAAATTCTGGCGGGCACCATTCTGGGCGCGGCGCTCGGAGCGAAGCTGCTGTTCTGGCTGGAGGACCCGGCAGCGACGTGGGAGCAGCTTCGGCAGCTTCACTTCCTCTGGGGCGGGAAGACCATCGTCGGCGGTCTGCTCGGCGGATTGATCGGCGTTGAGCTGACCAAGAAGTGGATCGGCTGGACCCGGTCAACCGGGGATGATTTTGTGTATCCGCTCCTACTGGGTCTCTTCATCGGGCGGATTGGCTGTTTCCTGACGGGTCTTGACGACCATACGTATGGCACCGCGACAACCTGGTTTACCGGCATCGACTTTGGCGACGGGGTCCGGCGGCATCCGACCCAGCTGTATGAAATGGTCTTTCTGCTGGCGCTCGCGCTGCTGCTCATCCCGCTGTACCGGCGAAGCCGTGCGCCTCTTGGCAGGGCGGCCGGTTCCTTTTACCTCTCGGGGCGGATGTTCCAGTGGTTCATGTTCGGCTATTTGGCGTTCCGGTTTGCCGTTGATTTCATTAAGCCGACGCCCCATCCTTATCTCGGACTGAACAATATTCAGCTTGCCTGCCTCGCAGGTCTAGCCTATTACGCCTGGCTGCTGTGGTTCAAAGGGCGTGTCCGCCGTTCTCCCGCGCTCCGTAGAGATTCGAGGGTTTAA
- a CDS encoding NAD(P)H-dependent oxidoreductase: MNTLIVYAHPNRESLNGAFLNAVIQGIRQNAASGEFQVLDLYEESFDPSLVYNKERRRRDMHKDPELEKYREQIRWADQLVFIYPIYWGRPPAILLGYIDRMFASNFAYRDRPNRIFPEGLLKGKRAVCISTMKGPAHYPLLTLNNAHKVLMKRGLFHFVGIRKVKFFEFGSMESKKGKQAKKLAMVERYFSAQ, encoded by the coding sequence GTGAACACATTGATCGTCTATGCCCATCCGAATCGTGAAAGTTTGAATGGCGCCTTCTTGAACGCTGTTATACAGGGAATTAGGCAGAATGCCGCTTCCGGGGAATTTCAGGTATTGGATTTGTATGAGGAAAGCTTCGATCCGTCGCTGGTATACAATAAAGAACGAAGAAGAAGGGATATGCACAAGGACCCGGAGCTGGAAAAATACAGAGAACAAATCCGCTGGGCCGACCAGCTTGTGTTCATCTATCCGATCTATTGGGGCAGACCTCCAGCTATCCTGCTGGGTTATATTGACCGAATGTTCGCCTCTAACTTTGCCTATCGAGACCGGCCGAACCGGATTTTTCCCGAGGGGCTGCTGAAAGGGAAGCGCGCCGTCTGCATTTCCACGATGAAGGGACCGGCCCACTATCCGCTGCTAACCTTGAACAATGCGCATAAAGTGCTGATGAAGCGCGGCTTGTTCCATTTTGTCGGCATCCGTAAGGTTAAATTCTTCGAGTTCGGGTCTATGGAAAGCAAGAAGGGGAAACAGGCGAAGAAGCTGGCTATGGTAGAACGGTATTTTTCGGCGCAGTGA
- a CDS encoding MarR family winged helix-turn-helix transcriptional regulator encodes MPLPEFANKLRTFGTEFSKITRYLLTATKPEDVTLLQYEILHFLYTEDSATFGQISACTGMSLPNTSREVKKLIGKKLATKRADIKDKRVHFVELSPSGKELMAASLAKLERLISGQYAHLNPEDVNEVMQALDLLSEKLLGE; translated from the coding sequence ATGCCATTACCCGAATTCGCCAATAAACTCAGGACGTTCGGAACCGAATTCTCGAAAATAACGCGCTATCTGCTTACCGCGACCAAACCGGAAGATGTAACGCTGCTTCAATATGAAATTTTGCATTTCCTATACACCGAAGACTCGGCCACCTTTGGCCAGATCAGCGCCTGCACCGGTATGTCCCTGCCCAATACGAGCCGCGAAGTCAAGAAGTTAATTGGGAAGAAGCTGGCTACCAAACGGGCCGATATCAAGGATAAAAGAGTTCATTTTGTCGAGCTTTCCCCCTCGGGAAAAGAATTGATGGCGGCGTCATTGGCAAAGCTGGAGAGGCTGATCTCTGGGCAATATGCCCATTTGAATCCGGAGGACGTGAACGAAGTGATGCAGGCGCTAGACCTGCTGTCGGAAAAGCTGCTGGGGGAATGA